A genomic segment from Capra hircus breed San Clemente chromosome 7, ASM170441v1, whole genome shotgun sequence encodes:
- the C7H5orf45 gene encoding UPF0544 protein C5orf45 homolog isoform X2: MVKKSLKWTCKACGKKQSFLQAYGEGSGADCRHHVQKLNLLQGQISEMSLRSLGESISANEEENVGPWQAASAGPQEKPQPSKNRWLKYLERDSEELGLKEGLCFNRQPSSEREKPDPPFSTGLPRKRKWNQSTVQPLCIPHVQDSRNCEVTLKSLKDRSLHSTWSARSSPDCSTWDLPWISEELSPSFTQDHAGLAGKGRESRREDRDTMELVPRGEPPCPAQQVRTMSKWEQCLGNSSHLDTEPLRPIQAAQAEHGPPRAQTPREGGLCRLPSACQSPQTTHTPMPGPKRLCGRIPEQSRSTGPWAEGAPLVKGVQARSSLMRLCDLFKTGEDFDDNL; the protein is encoded by the exons ATG GTGAAAAAGAGTCTCAAGTGGACATGCAAAGCTTGTGGAAAGAAGCAGTCATTTTTGCAG GCTTACGGTGAGGGTTCTGGTGCTGACTGTAGACACCATGTCCAAAAATTAAACCTGCTGCAGGGACAGATTTCAGAGATGTCACTCAG GTCTCTGGGAGAATCCATAAGTGCCAATGAGGAAGAAAACGTGGGTCCTTGGCAGGCGGCCTCTGCAGGTCCACAG GAAAAACCCCAGCCCTCAAAGAACCGCTGGCTGAAGTATCTGGAAAGGGACTCCGAAGAACTGGGGCTGAAAGAAGGATTGTGTTTCAACAGACAGCCTTCATCTGAGAGAGAAAAGCCAGACCCTCCGTTCAGCACAGGCCTGCCTAGGAAGAG GAAATGGAACCAGAGCACAGTCCAGCCTCTCTGCATCCCTCATGTCCAGGACTCCAGAAACTGTGAGGTCACCTTGAAGTCCTTGAAG GACCGTTCTCTTCATTCTACATGGAGCGCCAGGTCTTCACCAGACTGTTCAACTTGGGACCTGCCCTGGATTTCTGAGGAACTGTCACCTTCATTTACCCAG GACCATGCTGGCCTGGCGGGGAAGGGTAGAGAGAGCCGTCGTGAGGACCGGGACACCATGGAGCTTGTTCCCCGGGGGGAACCACCGTGTCCTGCCCAGCAGGTCAGGACCATGTCTAAGTGGGAACAATGTCTTGGAAACAGCTCACATTTGGACACAGAGCCCCTCAGGCCAATCCAGGCAGCACAAGCTGAGCATGGGCCCCCCAGGGCCCAGACTCCAAGGGAAGGCGGCCTCTGCAGGCTCCCCAGCGCATGCCAGTCTCCTCAgaccacacacacccccatgcCTGGGCCCAAGCGGCTCTGTGGGAGGATCCCCGAGCAGTCACGGAGCACAGGCCCTTGGGCAGAGGGTGCGCCCTTGGTCAAAGGGGTACAGGCACGTTCTTCACTCATGCGTCTATGTGACCTTTTTAAAACTGGAGAGGACTTTGATGACAATCTGTGA
- the C7H5orf45 gene encoding UPF0544 protein C5orf45 homolog isoform X1, which yields MAPPQQARVLRCCCCSLFQAHQVKKSLKWTCKACGKKQSFLQAYGEGSGADCRHHVQKLNLLQGQISEMSLRSLGESISANEEENVGPWQAASAGPQEKPQPSKNRWLKYLERDSEELGLKEGLCFNRQPSSEREKPDPPFSTGLPRKRKWNQSTVQPLCIPHVQDSRNCEVTLKSLKDRSLHSTWSARSSPDCSTWDLPWISEELSPSFTQDHAGLAGKGRESRREDRDTMELVPRGEPPCPAQQVRTMSKWEQCLGNSSHLDTEPLRPIQAAQAEHGPPRAQTPREGGLCRLPSACQSPQTTHTPMPGPKRLCGRIPEQSRSTGPWAEGAPLVKGVQARSSLMRLCDLFKTGEDFDDNL from the exons ATGGCGCCTCCTCAGCAGGCGAGGGTCCTTCGATGCTGCTGTTGCAGCCTTTTCCAGGCTCACCAG GTGAAAAAGAGTCTCAAGTGGACATGCAAAGCTTGTGGAAAGAAGCAGTCATTTTTGCAG GCTTACGGTGAGGGTTCTGGTGCTGACTGTAGACACCATGTCCAAAAATTAAACCTGCTGCAGGGACAGATTTCAGAGATGTCACTCAG GTCTCTGGGAGAATCCATAAGTGCCAATGAGGAAGAAAACGTGGGTCCTTGGCAGGCGGCCTCTGCAGGTCCACAG GAAAAACCCCAGCCCTCAAAGAACCGCTGGCTGAAGTATCTGGAAAGGGACTCCGAAGAACTGGGGCTGAAAGAAGGATTGTGTTTCAACAGACAGCCTTCATCTGAGAGAGAAAAGCCAGACCCTCCGTTCAGCACAGGCCTGCCTAGGAAGAG GAAATGGAACCAGAGCACAGTCCAGCCTCTCTGCATCCCTCATGTCCAGGACTCCAGAAACTGTGAGGTCACCTTGAAGTCCTTGAAG GACCGTTCTCTTCATTCTACATGGAGCGCCAGGTCTTCACCAGACTGTTCAACTTGGGACCTGCCCTGGATTTCTGAGGAACTGTCACCTTCATTTACCCAG GACCATGCTGGCCTGGCGGGGAAGGGTAGAGAGAGCCGTCGTGAGGACCGGGACACCATGGAGCTTGTTCCCCGGGGGGAACCACCGTGTCCTGCCCAGCAGGTCAGGACCATGTCTAAGTGGGAACAATGTCTTGGAAACAGCTCACATTTGGACACAGAGCCCCTCAGGCCAATCCAGGCAGCACAAGCTGAGCATGGGCCCCCCAGGGCCCAGACTCCAAGGGAAGGCGGCCTCTGCAGGCTCCCCAGCGCATGCCAGTCTCCTCAgaccacacacacccccatgcCTGGGCCCAAGCGGCTCTGTGGGAGGATCCCCGAGCAGTCACGGAGCACAGGCCCTTGGGCAGAGGGTGCGCCCTTGGTCAAAGGGGTACAGGCACGTTCTTCACTCATGCGTCTATGTGACCTTTTTAAAACTGGAGAGGACTTTGATGACAATCTGTGA